A section of the Marinoscillum sp. 108 genome encodes:
- a CDS encoding 8-amino-7-oxononanoate synthase, translated as MTLDFLQEKLQDRIEKGNIRTLGGKAGLVDFVSNDYLGLSQNQELAKRIRERMDSEGAVPNGGTGSRLLSGNHRFYGAAEQYLQEVFRAESVLIFNSGYAANQALVSAVAEKGDTILYDQLSHVCLKEGAWLSRAETVSFLHNDLNDLEAKIKRAKGRVFVLTETVFSMDGDMAPLADLVEVCEQSNAYLIVDEAHSTGVMGPGGAGYMIQKNLHDRIFGRVYTFGKGMGVHGACVAGSKILTDYLINFGRPFIYTTSLPPHSVLAIEESFRYLSEHLVLQDELEAKINLFRSRWEKSLSHTAIQPVMIGSNKKAREVSMSLQEAGLDVRPILSPTVQRGTERLRISLHVHNTDAEIIRLTDLLSELV; from the coding sequence ATGACATTGGATTTTCTACAAGAAAAACTTCAGGACAGGATTGAAAAGGGCAATATCCGTACGCTAGGTGGGAAAGCGGGTTTGGTGGATTTTGTATCCAACGATTACCTGGGCCTTTCTCAAAACCAAGAACTGGCGAAGCGAATAAGAGAAAGAATGGATAGTGAAGGAGCTGTACCCAATGGAGGTACGGGCAGCCGCCTGCTCTCTGGCAATCATCGATTTTATGGAGCAGCTGAGCAATATCTTCAGGAAGTATTCAGGGCTGAGTCAGTGTTGATTTTTAATTCGGGCTATGCAGCCAACCAGGCCCTCGTATCCGCTGTGGCAGAAAAGGGCGATACCATTTTGTATGACCAACTATCCCATGTATGCCTGAAGGAAGGTGCCTGGCTAAGTCGGGCCGAGACCGTTAGTTTTTTGCATAATGACCTCAATGACCTGGAGGCTAAAATAAAGCGGGCGAAGGGCAGGGTCTTTGTGTTGACCGAAACGGTCTTTTCGATGGATGGTGACATGGCCCCATTGGCTGATCTGGTGGAGGTCTGTGAGCAATCAAACGCTTACCTGATTGTGGATGAAGCCCACAGCACTGGGGTGATGGGCCCGGGGGGTGCCGGATACATGATTCAAAAGAACCTACATGACCGGATTTTTGGCAGAGTCTACACCTTTGGCAAAGGCATGGGTGTACACGGTGCCTGTGTGGCCGGATCCAAGATCCTTACCGATTATCTGATCAACTTTGGCAGGCCTTTTATTTATACCACTTCTCTGCCACCACACAGTGTATTGGCAATAGAGGAGAGTTTTCGGTACCTGAGTGAACACCTTGTGTTACAGGATGAGCTGGAAGCTAAAATTAACCTTTTCAGGAGTCGTTGGGAGAAATCTCTGAGTCATACTGCTATTCAGCCAGTGATGATTGGCAGCAACAAAAAAGCTCGTGAGGTTTCCATGAGCCTTCAGGAAGCTGGTTTGGATGTAAGACCGATCCTTTCACCCACCGTACAACGGGGTACCGAGCGATTGAGGATCAGCCTGCATGTTCACAATACTGATGCGGAGATTATCCGCCTCACAGACTTGCTCAGCGAGTTGGTGTAG
- a CDS encoding lipid A deacylase LpxR family protein, whose product MRKLFITIIALLLILKLTAQEKSQKKYLTFDYQLIVDNDAFTFDLTQDQYYSSGIYGSVRILKDSIANAKVIQSYQLNHRMYTPKWIGWDRQEQLDRPYAGLLSASIANEYYFHSNQYLKAQLELGWLGPGALVGETQATWHRWFGMPQPMGWKYQINNTPIINLNLTYIKPIYSSYNFELTSETNASGGTVYNNIRQELMVRVGELKPINKSAYVSSSLGNKRIKLPEPKISEIYFFYSPGLEYVFYNATLEGNFIGEKSIYTVDAIRWVFQHRGGVMLSWPRFDLGFIAYWRTQENASATRHDYVGVRLNQRF is encoded by the coding sequence ATGCGAAAATTATTCATTACTATCATTGCCCTGCTGCTCATTCTGAAACTCACCGCACAGGAAAAATCTCAAAAAAAATACCTCACCTTCGATTATCAATTGATAGTGGATAATGATGCCTTCACCTTTGATCTCACACAGGATCAATATTACAGCAGTGGCATTTATGGATCAGTGAGGATACTGAAAGACAGCATCGCCAATGCCAAGGTGATTCAATCTTATCAGCTCAACCACAGGATGTATACGCCCAAGTGGATCGGTTGGGACCGACAAGAACAGCTGGATCGTCCTTACGCAGGTCTCTTATCTGCTTCCATTGCCAATGAATATTACTTTCATTCTAACCAATACCTGAAAGCGCAGCTGGAGCTGGGATGGTTGGGGCCTGGGGCCCTGGTGGGAGAAACACAGGCCACCTGGCACAGATGGTTTGGTATGCCTCAGCCCATGGGCTGGAAATATCAGATCAATAACACACCGATCATTAACCTCAACCTTACCTACATTAAGCCCATTTACTCTTCTTACAATTTTGAGCTGACCAGCGAAACCAATGCCAGTGGAGGTACGGTCTACAACAACATCAGACAGGAACTCATGGTACGGGTGGGAGAACTCAAGCCGATCAACAAATCTGCCTATGTCAGCTCATCTCTGGGCAACAAACGAATCAAACTCCCTGAACCCAAAATCAGCGAGATCTATTTTTTCTACTCTCCAGGACTGGAATATGTGTTTTACAATGCCACCCTGGAGGGCAATTTTATTGGTGAGAAATCCATCTACACCGTGGATGCGATCCGATGGGTTTTCCAGCACCGCGGAGGTGTGATGCTCAGTTGGCCCCGGTTTGACCTGGGCTTTATTGCCTACTGGAGAACACAGGAGAATGCATCAGCCACACGGCATGATTATGTTGGGGTCAGACTTAATCAACGGTTCTAA
- a CDS encoding NADPH:quinone oxidoreductase family protein: protein MITKSILVNQFSASLDLTFTETDFPRFAQDEVLIKTAFCGVNFPDLLIAQGKYQFRPDLPFSPGQEVSGEVVAVGTWVDHVQVGDRVMASMGWGGFTELAVAKGSNTYLIPPEVSLKDASAILESYATALYALKDRAMMKPGETLLVLGASGGTGTAAVQLGRVFGSKVIAVASTEEKRAFCLQNGAHEVASPGEELKEQIKELGGADVIFDPVGGAQSEAVFRTLKPGGRHLVVGFASGEVPSIPFNLPLLKSASIVGVFWGAFWRNAPEDNRRNVLMLLRWFAEGKLSINVTKTYPLADAKKALEDLMNRRVSGKIVLEV from the coding sequence ATGATTACGAAATCCATCCTCGTGAATCAGTTTAGTGCGTCACTTGATTTGACATTTACGGAGACTGATTTCCCTCGGTTTGCACAGGATGAGGTGTTGATCAAGACAGCATTTTGTGGTGTAAACTTTCCCGATCTTTTGATTGCTCAAGGGAAGTACCAGTTTCGGCCGGATTTACCTTTTTCTCCAGGACAGGAAGTTTCCGGTGAAGTGGTAGCGGTGGGTACCTGGGTGGATCACGTGCAGGTAGGAGACAGGGTGATGGCTTCTATGGGGTGGGGTGGCTTTACTGAATTGGCCGTGGCCAAGGGCAGCAATACCTACCTTATTCCACCGGAGGTCTCTTTGAAAGATGCTTCGGCGATTTTGGAGTCTTATGCTACAGCCTTGTATGCACTGAAAGACAGGGCCATGATGAAACCAGGTGAAACACTTTTGGTATTGGGTGCTTCTGGTGGTACAGGCACAGCCGCAGTACAGCTCGGAAGAGTGTTTGGTAGCAAGGTTATTGCGGTAGCTTCTACCGAAGAAAAACGAGCATTTTGTTTGCAGAATGGTGCCCATGAGGTGGCGAGCCCCGGTGAAGAACTAAAGGAACAGATCAAAGAGCTGGGAGGTGCAGATGTTATTTTCGACCCGGTAGGGGGCGCTCAGTCGGAGGCAGTGTTTCGCACCCTGAAACCCGGAGGGCGCCATTTAGTGGTTGGATTTGCCTCTGGAGAGGTTCCGTCCATTCCTTTTAACCTGCCACTACTGAAAAGTGCGTCTATTGTAGGCGTATTTTGGGGAGCCTTTTGGCGAAATGCTCCGGAGGACAATCGCAGAAATGTATTGATGCTCCTCCGGTGGTTTGCAGAAGGTAAATTGAGCATCAATGTTACAAAAACGTACCCACTGGCGGATGCAAAAAAAGCCCTTGAAGACCTGATGAACAGACGTGTGTCTGGCAAGATTGTGCTTGAGGTTTAG
- the arsC gene encoding arsenate reductase (glutaredoxin) (This arsenate reductase requires both glutathione and glutaredoxin to convert arsenate to arsenite, after which the efflux transporter formed by ArsA and ArsB can extrude the arsenite from the cell, providing resistance.), with protein MTKIFHNPRCRKSRETLNLLEEKGEQPTIIEYLNTPPTKAELAEIVNMLGIAPEKLIRKGETEYKELFKGKTLSDDEWLDAMVQYPKLIERPIVIKNGKAAIGRPPETVLDIL; from the coding sequence ATGACCAAAATATTTCATAACCCGAGGTGCCGAAAGAGCAGGGAAACGTTGAATTTACTGGAAGAGAAAGGTGAGCAGCCCACTATCATAGAGTATTTGAATACGCCCCCCACAAAGGCCGAACTGGCGGAAATCGTAAATATGTTGGGTATCGCCCCTGAGAAGTTGATTCGAAAAGGAGAAACTGAATATAAGGAGCTTTTCAAGGGAAAAACGTTGTCTGATGATGAATGGCTGGATGCTATGGTGCAATACCCCAAACTTATCGAGCGCCCCATTGTGATCAAAAATGGGAAGGCTGCGATCGGTCGTCCTCCGGAAACCGTACTCGATATTTTATGA
- a CDS encoding sialidase family protein, with the protein MKSFPLILLLALTLATTHVSGQKLKINDTPAATSAADRWQGFLQRQSLLENSLVKNIPFRNIGPTIMSGRVVDLEVDPQDPTHFYVAYASGGLWETKNEGASFDPIFDNEIVMTIGDIAVDWTEKVIYVGTGENNSSRSSYSGYGLFKSSDNGQSWQHLGLPESHHIGRVIVHPDNPKILWVAVLGPLYSNNQASGIYRSVDGGASWEKTLYVDKKSGFVELILNPKKPDELIAASWQKDRKAWNFEESGKGSAMFKSTDGGITWLNISSGNNGFPDTEGTGRIGLAYAPSNPEIIYAILDNQDRRNEEEKETFSVTKNLLRNTTIDAFLALTNDELNDFLDRENFPDEYNAVDIKEEVKKGKVKPQDLVTYLEDANSLLFDTPVKGAEVYRSDNGGETWRKTHEDYIDALVFSYGYYFGQIRVDGQNPDILYTMGVPLIKSTDGGSTWSITDMENVHADHHALWVNPSRPGHLINGNDGGINISYDFGDTWVKCNSTAVGQLYTVNVDMAEPYNVYAGLQDNGVWKGPSNYTYSRSWLEEGKYPYERLMGGDGMQVVIDTRTNDLVYTGYQFGNYFRINTSTGDQKYITPKHQLGEAPLRWNWQSPILLSSHNQDIVYFGSNKFHRSMNQGEDFETLSGDLTNGGKKGDVAYGTLTSISESPIRFGLLYAGSDDGLIHISRDAGQTWEKIASGLPTNLWVSRVTASAHAEGRVYASLNGYRWDLFDALIYRSDDYGKTWKPIGLDLPKEPVNVIKEDPKNENILYVGTDHGAYVSLDGGESFMAFNAGLPAVAVHDLVIHPRDKDLILGTHGRSIYVANMESLQQLPGLTDDIKVFPISEKSYSERWGTKGSWHWDGYNEPQTVVEAYTSIGGTATLSISIDSLVLKSWTTHLDKGLNYLEYDFTFDSSQVKQLQKQLELESTLEARDNGKYYLPAGAYTFTLNIGEKNASAPLKVNAPRQAAKRKGSE; encoded by the coding sequence ATGAAAAGCTTCCCTCTGATTTTACTGCTCGCCTTAACGCTAGCTACTACTCACGTCTCCGGGCAAAAACTAAAAATAAATGATACCCCGGCCGCCACCTCTGCTGCAGACAGATGGCAAGGCTTTTTGCAGAGACAAAGCCTTTTGGAAAACTCGCTGGTCAAAAACATTCCCTTCAGAAATATTGGCCCCACCATCATGAGTGGCCGGGTGGTAGACCTGGAAGTTGACCCTCAGGATCCCACGCACTTCTACGTGGCCTATGCCTCCGGAGGGCTTTGGGAAACCAAAAATGAAGGTGCCTCTTTTGATCCCATATTTGACAATGAGATCGTGATGACCATCGGCGATATTGCTGTAGACTGGACCGAGAAAGTCATCTATGTAGGCACCGGTGAAAATAACTCCAGCCGGTCCTCCTACTCAGGCTACGGATTATTCAAATCCTCAGACAATGGCCAATCCTGGCAGCATTTGGGGCTCCCGGAATCCCATCACATCGGCCGGGTCATTGTACATCCCGATAACCCGAAAATTCTCTGGGTGGCTGTTTTGGGCCCATTGTACTCAAATAATCAAGCATCTGGCATTTACCGGAGCGTGGATGGTGGTGCTTCATGGGAAAAAACCCTCTATGTAGATAAAAAAAGTGGATTTGTAGAATTGATTTTGAATCCAAAAAAACCCGATGAGTTGATTGCGGCTTCATGGCAGAAGGACCGAAAAGCATGGAATTTTGAGGAGTCAGGCAAAGGTTCGGCCATGTTTAAATCTACAGATGGTGGCATCACCTGGCTCAATATCTCATCCGGAAACAATGGGTTTCCGGATACTGAAGGCACTGGCAGGATTGGATTGGCATATGCCCCCTCTAACCCTGAGATCATCTATGCCATACTGGATAATCAGGACCGTCGGAATGAAGAGGAAAAGGAAACTTTTTCTGTCACAAAAAACCTACTGAGAAACACAACGATCGATGCCTTCCTGGCGCTTACCAATGATGAACTCAACGATTTTCTGGACCGGGAAAACTTTCCCGATGAATACAATGCCGTAGACATCAAGGAAGAGGTAAAAAAAGGAAAAGTAAAACCCCAGGACCTGGTGACTTATCTGGAGGATGCGAATTCACTCCTTTTTGATACCCCCGTGAAGGGTGCGGAAGTATACCGCTCAGACAATGGCGGAGAAACCTGGAGAAAAACGCATGAAGATTACATTGACGCGCTGGTATTTTCCTATGGTTACTATTTTGGACAAATAAGAGTGGACGGACAAAATCCTGACATTCTCTATACCATGGGAGTTCCACTGATCAAATCAACAGACGGGGGCAGCACCTGGAGCATCACGGATATGGAAAACGTGCACGCCGATCATCACGCTCTTTGGGTCAACCCCTCCAGGCCGGGTCATTTGATCAATGGGAATGACGGTGGAATCAATATCTCTTATGATTTCGGCGACACCTGGGTCAAGTGTAACTCCACGGCAGTAGGTCAGCTCTATACGGTAAATGTGGATATGGCTGAGCCTTACAATGTGTACGCCGGTCTTCAGGACAATGGTGTCTGGAAAGGCCCCAGCAACTATACCTACAGCAGAAGTTGGCTGGAAGAAGGAAAATACCCTTATGAGCGGCTCATGGGTGGGGATGGTATGCAGGTGGTCATAGACACCCGAACCAACGATCTGGTTTATACCGGCTATCAGTTTGGCAACTATTTCAGAATCAATACTTCCACCGGAGATCAAAAATACATTACCCCAAAGCATCAACTGGGCGAGGCCCCGCTCCGCTGGAACTGGCAGTCACCGATCCTCCTTTCCAGCCACAATCAGGACATTGTCTATTTTGGCAGCAACAAATTTCATCGCTCTATGAACCAGGGCGAAGATTTTGAGACCCTCTCCGGAGACCTGACCAATGGTGGCAAAAAAGGTGATGTGGCTTATGGAACACTCACGAGCATTAGCGAATCTCCCATCAGGTTTGGGCTGCTCTATGCAGGCAGCGATGATGGACTCATCCATATCAGTAGAGATGCCGGACAGACGTGGGAGAAAATAGCCAGTGGCCTTCCCACCAACCTTTGGGTGAGCAGGGTGACCGCATCGGCACATGCCGAAGGCCGGGTGTATGCCAGCCTCAATGGTTATCGCTGGGACCTTTTTGATGCCCTGATTTATCGATCCGATGATTATGGAAAAACATGGAAACCAATTGGCTTGGATTTGCCCAAAGAACCCGTGAACGTGATCAAAGAGGACCCGAAAAACGAAAACATTCTCTATGTAGGTACAGATCATGGAGCATATGTCTCCCTGGACGGAGGTGAGTCTTTCATGGCTTTCAATGCAGGTCTACCGGCCGTGGCAGTGCATGATCTGGTGATCCACCCCAGAGACAAAGACCTCATCCTCGGTACCCATGGGCGCTCTATCTATGTGGCCAATATGGAATCCCTACAGCAACTTCCCGGCCTTACTGATGACATCAAGGTATTTCCGATCTCTGAGAAGAGTTACTCCGAAAGGTGGGGCACCAAAGGCAGCTGGCATTGGGACGGGTACAATGAGCCTCAAACGGTCGTAGAAGCCTATACAAGCATCGGAGGCACGGCTACATTGAGCATTTCAATAGACAGCCTGGTATTGAAATCATGGACTACTCATCTGGACAAAGGGTTGAACTACCTGGAATATGATTTCACATTTGACAGCTCTCAGGTGAAACAACTGCAAAAGCAATTGGAATTGGAAAGCACTTTGGAAGCAAGAGACAATGGAAAGTACTACCTCCCGGCGGGTGCCTACACCTTCACACTGAACATTGGTGAGAAGAATGCTTCCGCTCCTTTAAAGGTGAATGCTCCCAGACAAGCAGCCAAAAGAAAGGGCAGCGAATAG
- a CDS encoding DUF1501 domain-containing protein — protein sequence MRRRSFLRHVSHSLAVPGVLGAMGFRMPGPNSLTSLLRMAVDTDRVLVMIFLEGGNDGLNTVIPLDQLSALNKVRPHVIMPDNKLLNLSDADVAFHPSFDGLKSLYDENRFQVIQNVGYPQQNYSHFRSTDIWMSASDSNELVNSGWTGRFLSDSYPGYPESFPNDDMTDPLSIEIGYGSSLLFQGPQSSMSMVISDPDFFYDLIENEEREVPDTPAGEKLKYVRLIAKQSQQYGQVVKAAAAKVKSQATYPQTYIAQQLKIVSQLIAGGLRTPLYLVRMGGFDTHDAQVEGSDHTQGEHASLLKDLNDGIMAFMKDLEMQGTDDKVVGQTFSEFGRRIVSNASLGTDHGAAAPMFFFGNAVMGGVTGTNPSISSNAKYDDNLEWEFDFRQIYASVLEQWLGASSPQDVLFRDFETVSIIGEREKTLAAQPQEGRGLLVYPNPLNGRATIRVDAVTEAVAIDLIDISGKHIESIYRGNISQDQQISWETYRLPPGKYFVTVRGQKTRRVFPVMKVGY from the coding sequence ATGAGAAGAAGATCATTTTTAAGACACGTTTCTCATTCTCTGGCGGTACCTGGCGTGCTGGGTGCTATGGGCTTCCGCATGCCGGGACCCAATTCCTTAACCTCATTATTGAGAATGGCTGTGGATACCGATCGCGTATTGGTTATGATTTTTTTGGAAGGTGGAAATGATGGATTGAATACCGTCATCCCTCTGGATCAGCTTTCTGCTTTGAACAAAGTGAGACCACATGTGATCATGCCTGATAATAAGCTTCTGAACCTTTCAGATGCTGATGTGGCGTTTCATCCTTCTTTTGATGGTTTGAAATCACTGTATGATGAGAACAGGTTTCAGGTCATTCAAAATGTGGGCTATCCACAGCAAAATTACTCTCATTTTCGATCCACGGACATCTGGATGAGTGCCTCTGATTCCAATGAGTTGGTCAATTCGGGGTGGACCGGGCGCTTTTTGAGTGATTCCTATCCTGGTTATCCTGAGAGTTTCCCCAATGATGACATGACCGATCCACTATCCATTGAGATAGGCTATGGTAGCTCTTTGCTTTTTCAGGGGCCTCAGTCCTCCATGAGTATGGTCATCAGCGATCCGGATTTCTTCTATGACCTGATAGAGAATGAGGAACGGGAAGTGCCGGATACCCCCGCAGGAGAAAAACTAAAATATGTGCGTCTGATTGCCAAGCAATCTCAGCAATATGGGCAGGTGGTCAAAGCTGCTGCCGCCAAGGTCAAAAGTCAGGCGACCTATCCTCAAACGTATATTGCCCAGCAGCTGAAGATTGTTTCTCAGTTGATCGCCGGAGGATTGAGAACTCCTTTGTACCTGGTGAGAATGGGGGGCTTTGATACCCATGATGCGCAGGTAGAGGGATCTGATCATACCCAGGGAGAGCACGCTTCTCTTCTCAAGGATCTGAATGACGGCATTATGGCTTTCATGAAAGATCTGGAGATGCAGGGGACAGATGATAAGGTAGTTGGTCAGACATTTTCCGAATTTGGGCGACGCATCGTCTCCAATGCCAGCTTAGGTACGGATCATGGAGCTGCCGCTCCGATGTTCTTCTTTGGAAATGCAGTGATGGGAGGGGTGACAGGCACTAACCCGAGCATCTCCAGCAATGCCAAGTATGATGACAACCTGGAATGGGAGTTTGATTTCAGACAGATTTACGCTTCTGTTTTGGAGCAATGGTTGGGAGCTTCTTCGCCTCAGGATGTATTATTTAGGGACTTTGAAACAGTCTCTATTATTGGTGAACGCGAAAAAACATTGGCTGCCCAACCTCAGGAGGGTCGGGGATTACTGGTCTACCCTAATCCACTGAACGGACGTGCTACGATCAGGGTGGATGCCGTGACAGAGGCAGTAGCCATCGATTTGATTGATATCAGCGGAAAACATATTGAGTCCATCTATCGAGGGAACATTTCTCAGGACCAGCAGATTAGTTGGGAAACTTATCGCCTCCCACCGGGTAAGTACTTTGTCACTGTTCGTGGCCAAAAAACAAGGCGGGTTTTTCCGGTCATGAAGGTTGGATACTAA
- a CDS encoding DUF1800 family protein has product MNNSKDRNYLPKNYQELLAKYRKVPPVVLETNHPASPKRSALATGLEVYSGEWGDVQKLHLLRRTLFGTRQKDLEALAGLDVSQAVDLLLTKGTVTLPVNNYNDPANGVEDPEIAFGETWINSAYGDQYEGPRTNSLKGWLIKNMLNQDTSVEEKMLLFWHNLLPIQTWGVFYAKLSYRYFEMLRRNLFGNFKTMIKELTLDPAMLLYLNGTFNNKEAPDENYGRELQELFCIGKGPNANFTEEDVQAAARVLTGWVVRWEDFEASGILPSYFYSPFHDTTNKQFSAFYGNRVILGRTGEAGAEELDELLDMIFDNNETALYLCRRLYQFFVYPEIDAAAEGQVIEPLANILRTNDYEVKPVLEALFKSAHFHDEANWGAIIKSPTEYVLGLWRTLEVEGVDTEDLLLGYTQHNSFLWNMANLGMEIGDPPSVSGWPAYYQTPSYDKYWLTTDTIANRAIASDSLVYWGFWIKEGVQIPADLIKFISGLNHPEDPNLMLLESSRLLLGMELDTEMLNNLKSILLSGQQTDSYWSTAWGELTENPDDEEYRMVVENRLKPTFQHLLQLGEAQLM; this is encoded by the coding sequence ATGAATAATTCAAAAGATAGAAATTATCTACCAAAAAATTATCAGGAGCTACTGGCCAAGTACCGTAAAGTACCACCGGTAGTGTTGGAAACCAATCACCCAGCCTCGCCGAAGCGAAGTGCCTTAGCCACTGGTTTGGAGGTTTACTCAGGGGAGTGGGGCGATGTGCAAAAGCTTCATCTACTCAGGAGAACACTTTTTGGAACCAGGCAGAAGGATTTGGAAGCCCTTGCGGGTTTAGACGTGTCGCAAGCCGTTGATCTGTTGCTGACCAAAGGAACAGTGACGCTTCCCGTGAACAATTATAATGATCCTGCAAACGGGGTGGAAGATCCGGAGATTGCTTTCGGGGAAACCTGGATCAATTCCGCTTACGGCGATCAATACGAAGGGCCCAGAACCAACTCACTCAAGGGATGGCTGATTAAAAATATGCTCAATCAGGATACCTCAGTTGAGGAGAAAATGCTTCTTTTCTGGCATAACCTGCTGCCTATCCAAACCTGGGGTGTGTTCTATGCAAAGCTGAGCTATCGCTATTTTGAGATGTTGAGGAGAAATCTCTTTGGCAATTTCAAAACCATGATCAAAGAATTGACCCTTGATCCGGCCATGCTGCTGTACCTAAACGGAACCTTTAACAACAAGGAAGCTCCCGATGAAAACTACGGCCGTGAACTGCAGGAGCTATTTTGTATCGGTAAGGGACCCAATGCGAACTTCACTGAGGAAGATGTACAGGCTGCTGCTCGTGTGCTTACTGGTTGGGTTGTTCGGTGGGAGGATTTTGAGGCGTCCGGGATATTGCCTTCTTATTTCTACAGCCCGTTTCATGACACCACCAACAAGCAATTTTCAGCATTTTATGGGAATAGGGTCATCCTGGGCAGGACCGGAGAGGCCGGAGCGGAGGAGCTGGATGAGTTGCTGGATATGATTTTTGATAACAACGAAACAGCACTTTATCTGTGCAGGCGACTGTATCAGTTTTTCGTATATCCGGAGATAGATGCCGCAGCTGAAGGTCAGGTGATAGAACCCCTGGCGAATATTTTAAGAACCAATGATTATGAAGTAAAGCCTGTGCTGGAGGCCCTATTCAAGAGTGCTCACTTTCATGATGAAGCCAACTGGGGAGCCATTATTAAAAGCCCGACAGAGTATGTTTTAGGCTTGTGGAGAACCCTGGAAGTAGAAGGAGTAGATACTGAGGATTTGCTGCTCGGTTACACACAGCATAACAGTTTCTTATGGAACATGGCCAATCTGGGTATGGAAATTGGTGATCCCCCGAGTGTATCGGGTTGGCCAGCCTATTACCAGACTCCTTCTTATGATAAATATTGGCTGACTACAGATACCATTGCCAACCGTGCGATTGCGAGTGATTCGCTGGTGTATTGGGGTTTTTGGATCAAGGAGGGAGTTCAGATTCCTGCGGATTTGATCAAATTTATCAGTGGACTCAACCATCCTGAAGACCCTAACCTGATGCTCCTGGAGAGTAGCCGGCTCTTGCTCGGAATGGAGCTGGATACGGAGATGCTGAATAACCTGAAGAGCATTTTATTGTCTGGCCAGCAAACAGATAGCTACTGGTCTACAGCCTGGGGTGAGCTTACGGAAAACCCCGACGATGAAGAGTACAGAATGGTCGTTGAAAACCGCTTGAAGCCTACTTTTCAGCATTTGTTACAATTGGGAGAAGCCCAGCTAATGTAG
- a CDS encoding YciI family protein: protein MNTLKIIIPGLILALCACQSSKKEQTNLQPSTALEYDSLLAAEVGADDYGMRSYVIANLIAGPNRSQDSVEASRLQRAHLDNITRMAEEGTLVLAGPFLDDQEIRGIYVFAVETIEEAEALTSTDPAIQAGRLKMELRPWYGSAALMKLKDLHTQVARKKI, encoded by the coding sequence ATGAACACCCTTAAGATAATAATCCCCGGACTTATACTGGCACTATGTGCCTGCCAATCTTCCAAAAAAGAACAAACCAACCTTCAACCATCTACGGCTCTTGAGTATGATTCACTGCTGGCAGCGGAAGTTGGTGCAGACGACTATGGCATGCGATCCTACGTCATTGCCAACCTCATTGCAGGTCCCAACAGGAGTCAGGATTCTGTGGAAGCTTCCAGGCTGCAAAGAGCACACCTGGATAACATCACCAGAATGGCTGAGGAAGGCACACTGGTTCTGGCTGGCCCGTTTCTGGATGATCAGGAAATCCGGGGTATCTATGTTTTTGCGGTGGAAACCATAGAAGAAGCCGAAGCCCTTACCAGCACCGATCCTGCCATACAGGCGGGGCGATTAAAAATGGAGCTCAGGCCATGGTATGGTAGTGCTGCACTTATGAAACTCAAAGATCTGCACACTCAGGTAGCCCGGAAAAAAATCTGA